One genomic region from Colletes latitarsis isolate SP2378_abdomen chromosome 10, iyColLati1, whole genome shotgun sequence encodes:
- the LOC143346689 gene encoding Y+L amino acid transporter 2 isoform X4, protein MAWTTRRSRLMLYTYGTFGRMSKSGSIKDGEKGPYDAVPITDKPSDEIKLEAKMSLMNGVTVIVGSIIGSGIFVSPTGVLKYTGSVNASLLVWIASGIFSTVGAYCYAELGCMIRKSGADYAYIMETFGPFMAFIRLWVECMIVRPCSQAIVALTFSVYVLKPVFPDCTPPDEATRILAACCICVLAFINCWDVKWATCVQDIFTYAKLLALFIIIFTGAYQLFTGHTQYFTFENTNAEVTSIALSFYSGLFAYNGWNYLNFIIEELKDPVKNLPKAIGISCVLVTLVYVFANVAFYTTLSPVEVLGSEAVAVTYANRLFGMFAWTIPVFVALSTFGAVNGILLTSSRLFYAGACEGQMPEILTMIQTSRVTPTPAVICMALLSMVYLCSSNIYALINYVGFAAWLSIGVSVLCLPWLRWAQPNLPRPIKVNLFFPIVYILATIFVTVVPMYASPVETGYGCLMILTSVPVYFVFIAWKNKPKCFQKGVGAVTKTLQKLMVVVGPKTK, encoded by the exons ATGGCGTGGACGACACGGAGATCCAGGTTGATGCTGTACACGTACGGGACTTTCG GGAGGATGTCGAAGTCGGGCAGCATCAAGGATGGCGAGAAGGGGCCGTACGACGCGGTTCCCATCACCGACAAACCTAGCGACGAGATCAAACTGGAGGCGAAGATGTCCCTGATGAACGGCGTCACAGTGATCGTCGGCTCCATTATTGGTTCTGGCATATTTGTTAGTCCTACCGGTGTCCTCAAGTACACGGGTAGCGTGAACGCGAGTCTTTTGGTGTGGATAGCATCCGGCATTTTCTCCACG GTAGGCGCATACTGCTACGCGGAACTCGGATGCATGATCAGAAAGTCGGGCGCCGATTACGCGTATATCATGGAGACCTTCGGACCTTTCATGGCGTTCATCAGGCTCTGGGTCGAGTGTATGATAGTGCGGCCTTGCAGCCAGGCCATCGTGGCCTTGACTTTCAGCGTTTACGTTTTGAAACCAGTGTTTCCAGACTGCACGCCACCGGACGAGGCGACGAGGATACTTGCTGCATGCTGCATAT GTGTCCTTGCGTTTATCAACTGCTGGGACGTGAAATGGGCGACGTGTGTGCAGGACATTTTCACGTACGCGAAACTCCTGGCGTTGTTCATCATAATATTCACGGGAGCTTATCAACTTTTCACTG GACACACGCAGTATTTCACGTTCGAGAACACCAACGCGGAAGTGACGTCGATAGCGCTTAGCTTTTATTCGGGTCTGTTCGCTTACAATGGCTGGAACTACTTGAATTTCATCATCGAGGAACTGAAGGATCCCGTCAA AAACTTACCAAAGGCTATAGGAATTTCGTGCGTCCTCGTAACGCTAGTTTACGTTTTCGCGAACGTAGCCTTCTATACGACGCTGAGTCCTGTTGAGGTCCTGGGAAGCGAGGCTGTGGCAGtg ACCTACGCCAATCGTCTGTTCGGCATGTTCGCGTGGACGATACCTGTGTTCGTGGCCCTGTCGACATTCGGAGCAGTAAATGGAATTCTTCTGACGTCCTCGCGACTCTTCTACGCTGGCGCCTGCGAAGGTCAGATGCCGGAAATATTGACCATGATTCAAACCTCGAGGGTCACCCCAACGCCGGCCGTTATCTGCATG GCCCTCCTGTCCATGGTGTACCTTTGTTCTTCGAACATCTACGCCCTGATCAACTACGTCGGCTTTGCTGCTTGG TTGAGCATAGGAGTTTCCGTGCTGTGCTTGCCATGGCTCAGATGGGCTCAACCTAACTTGCCCAGGCCGATCAAAGTGAACCTTTTCTTCCCGATAGTATACATCCTTGCCACGATCTTCGTGACCGTTGTACCTATGTACGCCAGCCCAGTAGAAACAG GATACGGCTGCCTAATGATCTTGACATCCGTGCCTGTCTACTTTGTATTTATCGCGTGGAAGAACAAGCCGAAATGCTTCCAGAAAGGAGTTG GCGCCGTTACCAAAACATTGCAGAAGCTGATGGTAGTCGTCGGACCAAAGACTAAG TAG
- the LOC143346689 gene encoding Y+L amino acid transporter 2 isoform X1 yields the protein MAWTTRRSRLMLYTYGTFGRMSKSGSIKDGEKGPYDAVPITDKPSDEIKLEAKMSLMNGVTVIVGSIIGSGIFVSPTGVLKYTGSVNASLLVWIASGIFSTVGAYCYAELGCMIRKSGADYAYIMETFGPFMAFIRLWVECMIVRPCSQAIVALTFSVYVLKPVFPDCTPPDEATRILAACCICVLAFINCWDVKWATCVQDIFTYAKLLALFIIIFTGAYQLFTGHTQYFTFENTNAEVTSIALSFYSGLFAYNGWNYLNFIIEELKDPVKNLPKAIGISCVLVTLVYVFANVAFYTTLSPVEVLGSEAVAVTYANRLFGMFAWTIPVFVALSTFGAVNGILLTSSRLFYAGACEGQMPEILTMIQTSRVTPTPAVICMALLSMVYLCSSNIYALINYVGFAAWLSIGVSVLCLPWLRWAQPNLPRPIKVNLFFPIVYILATIFVTVVPMYASPVETGYGCLMILTSVPVYFVFIAWKNKPKCFQKGVGAVTKTLQKLMVVVGPKTKVQNTL from the exons ATGGCGTGGACGACACGGAGATCCAGGTTGATGCTGTACACGTACGGGACTTTCG GGAGGATGTCGAAGTCGGGCAGCATCAAGGATGGCGAGAAGGGGCCGTACGACGCGGTTCCCATCACCGACAAACCTAGCGACGAGATCAAACTGGAGGCGAAGATGTCCCTGATGAACGGCGTCACAGTGATCGTCGGCTCCATTATTGGTTCTGGCATATTTGTTAGTCCTACCGGTGTCCTCAAGTACACGGGTAGCGTGAACGCGAGTCTTTTGGTGTGGATAGCATCCGGCATTTTCTCCACG GTAGGCGCATACTGCTACGCGGAACTCGGATGCATGATCAGAAAGTCGGGCGCCGATTACGCGTATATCATGGAGACCTTCGGACCTTTCATGGCGTTCATCAGGCTCTGGGTCGAGTGTATGATAGTGCGGCCTTGCAGCCAGGCCATCGTGGCCTTGACTTTCAGCGTTTACGTTTTGAAACCAGTGTTTCCAGACTGCACGCCACCGGACGAGGCGACGAGGATACTTGCTGCATGCTGCATAT GTGTCCTTGCGTTTATCAACTGCTGGGACGTGAAATGGGCGACGTGTGTGCAGGACATTTTCACGTACGCGAAACTCCTGGCGTTGTTCATCATAATATTCACGGGAGCTTATCAACTTTTCACTG GACACACGCAGTATTTCACGTTCGAGAACACCAACGCGGAAGTGACGTCGATAGCGCTTAGCTTTTATTCGGGTCTGTTCGCTTACAATGGCTGGAACTACTTGAATTTCATCATCGAGGAACTGAAGGATCCCGTCAA AAACTTACCAAAGGCTATAGGAATTTCGTGCGTCCTCGTAACGCTAGTTTACGTTTTCGCGAACGTAGCCTTCTATACGACGCTGAGTCCTGTTGAGGTCCTGGGAAGCGAGGCTGTGGCAGtg ACCTACGCCAATCGTCTGTTCGGCATGTTCGCGTGGACGATACCTGTGTTCGTGGCCCTGTCGACATTCGGAGCAGTAAATGGAATTCTTCTGACGTCCTCGCGACTCTTCTACGCTGGCGCCTGCGAAGGTCAGATGCCGGAAATATTGACCATGATTCAAACCTCGAGGGTCACCCCAACGCCGGCCGTTATCTGCATG GCCCTCCTGTCCATGGTGTACCTTTGTTCTTCGAACATCTACGCCCTGATCAACTACGTCGGCTTTGCTGCTTGG TTGAGCATAGGAGTTTCCGTGCTGTGCTTGCCATGGCTCAGATGGGCTCAACCTAACTTGCCCAGGCCGATCAAAGTGAACCTTTTCTTCCCGATAGTATACATCCTTGCCACGATCTTCGTGACCGTTGTACCTATGTACGCCAGCCCAGTAGAAACAG GATACGGCTGCCTAATGATCTTGACATCCGTGCCTGTCTACTTTGTATTTATCGCGTGGAAGAACAAGCCGAAATGCTTCCAGAAAGGAGTTG GCGCCGTTACCAAAACATTGCAGAAGCTGATGGTAGTCGTCGGACCAAAGACTAAGGTTCAGAATACACTCTAA
- the LOC143346689 gene encoding Y+L amino acid transporter 2 isoform X5: MSKSGSIKDGEKGPYDAVPITDKPSDEIKLEAKMSLMNGVTVIVGSIIGSGIFVSPTGVLKYTGSVNASLLVWIASGIFSTVGAYCYAELGCMIRKSGADYAYIMETFGPFMAFIRLWVECMIVRPCSQAIVALTFSVYVLKPVFPDCTPPDEATRILAACCICVLAFINCWDVKWATCVQDIFTYAKLLALFIIIFTGAYQLFTGHTQYFTFENTNAEVTSIALSFYSGLFAYNGWNYLNFIIEELKDPVKNLPKAIGISCVLVTLVYVFANVAFYTTLSPVEVLGSEAVAVTYANRLFGMFAWTIPVFVALSTFGAVNGILLTSSRLFYAGACEGQMPEILTMIQTSRVTPTPAVICMALLSMVYLCSSNIYALINYVGFAAWLSIGVSVLCLPWLRWAQPNLPRPIKVNLFFPIVYILATIFVTVVPMYASPVETGYGCLMILTSVPVYFVFIAWKNKPKCFQKGVVGVTKFLQKIMLVVGKPKPAQV, from the exons ATGTCGAAGTCGGGCAGCATCAAGGATGGCGAGAAGGGGCCGTACGACGCGGTTCCCATCACCGACAAACCTAGCGACGAGATCAAACTGGAGGCGAAGATGTCCCTGATGAACGGCGTCACAGTGATCGTCGGCTCCATTATTGGTTCTGGCATATTTGTTAGTCCTACCGGTGTCCTCAAGTACACGGGTAGCGTGAACGCGAGTCTTTTGGTGTGGATAGCATCCGGCATTTTCTCCACG GTAGGCGCATACTGCTACGCGGAACTCGGATGCATGATCAGAAAGTCGGGCGCCGATTACGCGTATATCATGGAGACCTTCGGACCTTTCATGGCGTTCATCAGGCTCTGGGTCGAGTGTATGATAGTGCGGCCTTGCAGCCAGGCCATCGTGGCCTTGACTTTCAGCGTTTACGTTTTGAAACCAGTGTTTCCAGACTGCACGCCACCGGACGAGGCGACGAGGATACTTGCTGCATGCTGCATAT GTGTCCTTGCGTTTATCAACTGCTGGGACGTGAAATGGGCGACGTGTGTGCAGGACATTTTCACGTACGCGAAACTCCTGGCGTTGTTCATCATAATATTCACGGGAGCTTATCAACTTTTCACTG GACACACGCAGTATTTCACGTTCGAGAACACCAACGCGGAAGTGACGTCGATAGCGCTTAGCTTTTATTCGGGTCTGTTCGCTTACAATGGCTGGAACTACTTGAATTTCATCATCGAGGAACTGAAGGATCCCGTCAA AAACTTACCAAAGGCTATAGGAATTTCGTGCGTCCTCGTAACGCTAGTTTACGTTTTCGCGAACGTAGCCTTCTATACGACGCTGAGTCCTGTTGAGGTCCTGGGAAGCGAGGCTGTGGCAGtg ACCTACGCCAATCGTCTGTTCGGCATGTTCGCGTGGACGATACCTGTGTTCGTGGCCCTGTCGACATTCGGAGCAGTAAATGGAATTCTTCTGACGTCCTCGCGACTCTTCTACGCTGGCGCCTGCGAAGGTCAGATGCCGGAAATATTGACCATGATTCAAACCTCGAGGGTCACCCCAACGCCGGCCGTTATCTGCATG GCCCTCCTGTCCATGGTGTACCTTTGTTCTTCGAACATCTACGCCCTGATCAACTACGTCGGCTTTGCTGCTTGG TTGAGCATAGGAGTTTCCGTGCTGTGCTTGCCATGGCTCAGATGGGCTCAACCTAACTTGCCCAGGCCGATCAAAGTGAACCTTTTCTTCCCGATAGTATACATCCTTGCCACGATCTTCGTGACCGTTGTACCTATGTACGCCAGCCCAGTAGAAACAG GATACGGCTGCCTAATGATCTTGACATCCGTGCCTGTCTACTTTGTATTTATCGCGTGGAAGAACAAGCCGAAATGCTTCCAGAAAGGAGTTG TAGGCGTGACGAAGTTCCTGCAGAAGATAATGCTGGTCGTCGGCAAGCCGAAACCCGCTCAGGTTTAA
- the LOC143346689 gene encoding Y+L amino acid transporter 2 isoform X2, translating to MAWTTRRSRLMLYTYGTFGRMSKSGSIKDGEKGPYDAVPITDKPSDEIKLEAKMSLMNGVTVIVGSIIGSGIFVSPTGVLKYTGSVNASLLVWIASGIFSTVGAYCYAELGCMIRKSGADYAYIMETFGPFMAFIRLWVECMIVRPCSQAIVALTFSVYVLKPVFPDCTPPDEATRILAACCICVLAFINCWDVKWATCVQDIFTYAKLLALFIIIFTGAYQLFTGHTQYFTFENTNAEVTSIALSFYSGLFAYNGWNYLNFIIEELKDPVKNLPKAIGISCVLVTLVYVFANVAFYTTLSPVEVLGSEAVAVTYANRLFGMFAWTIPVFVALSTFGAVNGILLTSSRLFYAGACEGQMPEILTMIQTSRVTPTPAVICMALLSMVYLCSSNIYALINYVGFAAWLSIGVSVLCLPWLRWAQPNLPRPIKVNLFFPIVYILATIFVTVVPMYASPVETGYGCLMILTSVPVYFVFIAWKNKPKCFQKGVVGVTKFLQKIMLVVGKPKPAQV from the exons ATGGCGTGGACGACACGGAGATCCAGGTTGATGCTGTACACGTACGGGACTTTCG GGAGGATGTCGAAGTCGGGCAGCATCAAGGATGGCGAGAAGGGGCCGTACGACGCGGTTCCCATCACCGACAAACCTAGCGACGAGATCAAACTGGAGGCGAAGATGTCCCTGATGAACGGCGTCACAGTGATCGTCGGCTCCATTATTGGTTCTGGCATATTTGTTAGTCCTACCGGTGTCCTCAAGTACACGGGTAGCGTGAACGCGAGTCTTTTGGTGTGGATAGCATCCGGCATTTTCTCCACG GTAGGCGCATACTGCTACGCGGAACTCGGATGCATGATCAGAAAGTCGGGCGCCGATTACGCGTATATCATGGAGACCTTCGGACCTTTCATGGCGTTCATCAGGCTCTGGGTCGAGTGTATGATAGTGCGGCCTTGCAGCCAGGCCATCGTGGCCTTGACTTTCAGCGTTTACGTTTTGAAACCAGTGTTTCCAGACTGCACGCCACCGGACGAGGCGACGAGGATACTTGCTGCATGCTGCATAT GTGTCCTTGCGTTTATCAACTGCTGGGACGTGAAATGGGCGACGTGTGTGCAGGACATTTTCACGTACGCGAAACTCCTGGCGTTGTTCATCATAATATTCACGGGAGCTTATCAACTTTTCACTG GACACACGCAGTATTTCACGTTCGAGAACACCAACGCGGAAGTGACGTCGATAGCGCTTAGCTTTTATTCGGGTCTGTTCGCTTACAATGGCTGGAACTACTTGAATTTCATCATCGAGGAACTGAAGGATCCCGTCAA AAACTTACCAAAGGCTATAGGAATTTCGTGCGTCCTCGTAACGCTAGTTTACGTTTTCGCGAACGTAGCCTTCTATACGACGCTGAGTCCTGTTGAGGTCCTGGGAAGCGAGGCTGTGGCAGtg ACCTACGCCAATCGTCTGTTCGGCATGTTCGCGTGGACGATACCTGTGTTCGTGGCCCTGTCGACATTCGGAGCAGTAAATGGAATTCTTCTGACGTCCTCGCGACTCTTCTACGCTGGCGCCTGCGAAGGTCAGATGCCGGAAATATTGACCATGATTCAAACCTCGAGGGTCACCCCAACGCCGGCCGTTATCTGCATG GCCCTCCTGTCCATGGTGTACCTTTGTTCTTCGAACATCTACGCCCTGATCAACTACGTCGGCTTTGCTGCTTGG TTGAGCATAGGAGTTTCCGTGCTGTGCTTGCCATGGCTCAGATGGGCTCAACCTAACTTGCCCAGGCCGATCAAAGTGAACCTTTTCTTCCCGATAGTATACATCCTTGCCACGATCTTCGTGACCGTTGTACCTATGTACGCCAGCCCAGTAGAAACAG GATACGGCTGCCTAATGATCTTGACATCCGTGCCTGTCTACTTTGTATTTATCGCGTGGAAGAACAAGCCGAAATGCTTCCAGAAAGGAGTTG TAGGCGTGACGAAGTTCCTGCAGAAGATAATGCTGGTCGTCGGCAAGCCGAAACCCGCTCAGGTTTAA
- the LOC143346689 gene encoding Y+L amino acid transporter 2 isoform X3: protein MAWTTRRSRLMLYTYGTFGRMSKSGSIKDGEKGPYDAVPITDKPSDEIKLEAKMSLMNGVTVIVGSIIGSGIFVSPTGVLKYTGSVNASLLVWIASGIFSTVGAYCYAELGCMIRKSGADYAYIMETFGPFMAFIRLWVECMIVRPCSQAIVALTFSVYVLKPVFPDCTPPDEATRILAACCICVLAFINCWDVKWATCVQDIFTYAKLLALFIIIFTGAYQLFTGHTQYFTFENTNAEVTSIALSFYSGLFAYNGWNYLNFIIEELKDPVKNLPKAIGISCVLVTLVYVFANVAFYTTLSPVEVLGSEAVAVTYANRLFGMFAWTIPVFVALSTFGAVNGILLTSSRLFYAGACEGQMPEILTMIQTSRVTPTPAVICMALLSMVYLCSSNIYALINYVGFAAWLSIGVSVLCLPWLRWAQPNLPRPIKVNLFFPIVYILATIFVTVVPMYASPVETGYGCLMILTSVPVYFVFIAWKNKPKCFQKGVGAVTKTLQKLMVVVGPKTKA, encoded by the exons ATGGCGTGGACGACACGGAGATCCAGGTTGATGCTGTACACGTACGGGACTTTCG GGAGGATGTCGAAGTCGGGCAGCATCAAGGATGGCGAGAAGGGGCCGTACGACGCGGTTCCCATCACCGACAAACCTAGCGACGAGATCAAACTGGAGGCGAAGATGTCCCTGATGAACGGCGTCACAGTGATCGTCGGCTCCATTATTGGTTCTGGCATATTTGTTAGTCCTACCGGTGTCCTCAAGTACACGGGTAGCGTGAACGCGAGTCTTTTGGTGTGGATAGCATCCGGCATTTTCTCCACG GTAGGCGCATACTGCTACGCGGAACTCGGATGCATGATCAGAAAGTCGGGCGCCGATTACGCGTATATCATGGAGACCTTCGGACCTTTCATGGCGTTCATCAGGCTCTGGGTCGAGTGTATGATAGTGCGGCCTTGCAGCCAGGCCATCGTGGCCTTGACTTTCAGCGTTTACGTTTTGAAACCAGTGTTTCCAGACTGCACGCCACCGGACGAGGCGACGAGGATACTTGCTGCATGCTGCATAT GTGTCCTTGCGTTTATCAACTGCTGGGACGTGAAATGGGCGACGTGTGTGCAGGACATTTTCACGTACGCGAAACTCCTGGCGTTGTTCATCATAATATTCACGGGAGCTTATCAACTTTTCACTG GACACACGCAGTATTTCACGTTCGAGAACACCAACGCGGAAGTGACGTCGATAGCGCTTAGCTTTTATTCGGGTCTGTTCGCTTACAATGGCTGGAACTACTTGAATTTCATCATCGAGGAACTGAAGGATCCCGTCAA AAACTTACCAAAGGCTATAGGAATTTCGTGCGTCCTCGTAACGCTAGTTTACGTTTTCGCGAACGTAGCCTTCTATACGACGCTGAGTCCTGTTGAGGTCCTGGGAAGCGAGGCTGTGGCAGtg ACCTACGCCAATCGTCTGTTCGGCATGTTCGCGTGGACGATACCTGTGTTCGTGGCCCTGTCGACATTCGGAGCAGTAAATGGAATTCTTCTGACGTCCTCGCGACTCTTCTACGCTGGCGCCTGCGAAGGTCAGATGCCGGAAATATTGACCATGATTCAAACCTCGAGGGTCACCCCAACGCCGGCCGTTATCTGCATG GCCCTCCTGTCCATGGTGTACCTTTGTTCTTCGAACATCTACGCCCTGATCAACTACGTCGGCTTTGCTGCTTGG TTGAGCATAGGAGTTTCCGTGCTGTGCTTGCCATGGCTCAGATGGGCTCAACCTAACTTGCCCAGGCCGATCAAAGTGAACCTTTTCTTCCCGATAGTATACATCCTTGCCACGATCTTCGTGACCGTTGTACCTATGTACGCCAGCCCAGTAGAAACAG GATACGGCTGCCTAATGATCTTGACATCCGTGCCTGTCTACTTTGTATTTATCGCGTGGAAGAACAAGCCGAAATGCTTCCAGAAAGGAGTTG GCGCCGTTACCAAAACATTGCAGAAGCTGATGGTAGTCGTCGGACCAAAGACTAAG GCGTGA